The following DNA comes from Helicobacter kayseriensis.
TTGCGATGAGATCACTGCATATCTAATCGCTCAAGAGGTCTCAGATGGAATCATTGCTCCCTCTTTTAGCCCTCAAGCACTTGAGATACTCAAACAAAAGCGTCAAGGAACTTATAATATCTTCCAAATTGATGAGCACTACACTCCCCATTCTCTTGAAAGAAGAGAAGTCTTTGGAATCACTTTTGAGCAACAACGCAATGAAATACAAATCAATGAATCTCTTCTTGCAGATATTGTCACCCAAAACAAAACTCTCCCCCCTCAAGCCAAAACAGATCTCATTCTTGCGCTCATCACTCTAAAATACACACAATCTAATTCCATTTGTTTTGCTTATGATTCTCAAGCTATTGGAGTAGGAGCGGGACAACAATCACGCATCCACTGCACAAAGATTGCTGGAGATAAAGCTGATTTTTGGAATCTCAGACAACACCCCAAAGTGCTTGCACTCCCCTTTATTGATTCTCTCAAACGCCCAACAAAGGACAATCTAGTCTATCAATACATCCACAATGAGCTTCCCTCACAATGGGATCAGTTTTTTACTATGCGACCTGAACCCTTTTTGAAAGAAGAACAAGAGCAATATCTCCAATCCATTCAAGGGGTGAGCCTAGGAAGCGATGCATTTTTCCCTTTTGCAGACAATATCTTAAGAGCTGTTAGAAGCGGGGTGTCTTATATCGCTCAAAGTGGAGGATCTAAGCAAGATCAAGCAGTGATTGAAGCTTGCAATGAGCACAATCTAACAATGATCTTTACTCATACGCGATTATTTCACCATTAAGGAGGTTTTTGTGAAAGTTGCAATTATTGGAAGCGGTGGAAGGGAGCATATGATTTTGAAAAAAATCAAGCACAATCCCAAAATCACACAACTCTTTGTTATCCCAGGAAATGCAGGAATGCAACAAGAAGCCACATGTGTCCCTCTTGATATTACGCGCAATGAAGAGGTGCTAGGGTTTGCATTAGAACAAAAGCTTGATTTTGTGATCGTTTCTCCTGATAATCCCTTGGTTGGGGGGATGGTAGATGTTTTGGAAGAAGCAGGAATTGCTTGCTTTGGTCCTAGACAAAATGGCGCAATCTTAGAGGGAAGCAAAATCTTTGCAAAAGATTTTATGAAAAGACACGCTATCCCAACAGCGCAATACTGGACTTTTTCTTCTACTCAAGAGGCGATAGAGTTTTTACATCAAGCATCTTTTCCTATCGTTATCAAGGCCGATGGACTTGCTTTTGGCAAAGGTGTTATCATCGCTCAAACTTTGCAAGAAGGGGTCAAATGCCTCAAAGAAATGATGGAAGAGGAGATTTTTGGAGAAAGTGGAAAGCAAGTTGTGATTGAAGAGTTTTTAGAAGGAAAAGAAGCTTCTATTCTTGCTTTTTGTGATGGGAAAAATATCGCGCCTATGATTTCTTCAATGGATTATAAAAAAGCTCTTGATGGGGATCAAGGGCTCAACACTGGCGGAATGGGATGCATTGCCCCCAACCCATACTACACAAAAGAAATCGCTCAAAAATGTATGGAAACAATCTTCCTCCCCACTCTCAAAGGATTGCAAAGTGAGAATCGAGATTTTAGAGGGTGTCTCTATTTTGGTCTCATGCTAACAAAAGAAGGGCCCAAAGTCATTGAATACAATTGTCGCTTTGGCGATCCTGAAACACAAACAATCCTGCCTCTTTTAAAGAGTGATTTATTTGAGATTATGCTCAAGGTTTCCAAAAGAGAACTTAGGACAGAAGATGTGATTTTTGAAGAAAAAGCTTCCTGCTGTGTTGTTTTGGCCTCTAGTGGATACCCCAAAGATTTTGAAGTAGGCCATCCCATCACCTATCCTTCTTCATTTGAAATTTGCTTTGCAGGGGTGAAAGAAAAAGATCATCATCTCATCAACTCTGGAGGGCGTGTTTTAAGCGTCACTTCAATAGCCTCTACACTCCAAGAAGCAAGACAAGAAAGCTATCAAAAAATTTCTCAAATTGATTTTAAGAATCGTTATTACCGCACAGATATTGGAAAAGATATAGAGGAGCAACAATGATTCATCAGCTTTATGTGCAAAAAAGAGAAGGGTTTGACTTTGAAGCCAAACACCTACAAGAAGAGCTCAAGGAGCTTTTTTCCCTCTCTTGTCTTGAAAAAATCTCAATTATCAACCAATATAGCCTTACACATATTTCTTCTCAAGACTTAGAACATGCCAAAGAAGTGATTTTTGCCGAACCCCAAGTTGATGAAATCTTGGACGC
Coding sequences within:
- a CDS encoding phosphoribosylaminoimidazolecarboxamide formyltransferase; translation: MQEIKLKYGCNPNQTHARIFSQTELPIKVLNGSPSYINFLDALNAWQLVKELKEATKLPCATSFKHLSPTSSALANPLPDSLIKALFLQECKDLNSSPIATAYARARGADRMSSFGDFIALSDPCDEITAYLIAQEVSDGIIAPSFSPQALEILKQKRQGTYNIFQIDEHYTPHSLERREVFGITFEQQRNEIQINESLLADIVTQNKTLPPQAKTDLILALITLKYTQSNSICFAYDSQAIGVGAGQQSRIHCTKIAGDKADFWNLRQHPKVLALPFIDSLKRPTKDNLVYQYIHNELPSQWDQFFTMRPEPFLKEEQEQYLQSIQGVSLGSDAFFPFADNILRAVRSGVSYIAQSGGSKQDQAVIEACNEHNLTMIFTHTRLFHH
- the purD gene encoding phosphoribosylamine--glycine ligase, giving the protein MKVAIIGSGGREHMILKKIKHNPKITQLFVIPGNAGMQQEATCVPLDITRNEEVLGFALEQKLDFVIVSPDNPLVGGMVDVLEEAGIACFGPRQNGAILEGSKIFAKDFMKRHAIPTAQYWTFSSTQEAIEFLHQASFPIVIKADGLAFGKGVIIAQTLQEGVKCLKEMMEEEIFGESGKQVVIEEFLEGKEASILAFCDGKNIAPMISSMDYKKALDGDQGLNTGGMGCIAPNPYYTKEIAQKCMETIFLPTLKGLQSENRDFRGCLYFGLMLTKEGPKVIEYNCRFGDPETQTILPLLKSDLFEIMLKVSKRELRTEDVIFEEKASCCVVLASSGYPKDFEVGHPITYPSSFEICFAGVKEKDHHLINSGGRVLSVTSIASTLQEARQESYQKISQIDFKNRYYRTDIGKDIEEQQ